A stretch of the Glycine soja cultivar W05 chromosome 13, ASM419377v2, whole genome shotgun sequence genome encodes the following:
- the LOC114381203 gene encoding probable trehalose-phosphate phosphatase H yields the protein MTNRNVNNTLVELAMSISNTSALPRATVPGIMALLGGVLGLPQKKLLMKTLEDGSVNKGGTKVINTWIDSMRASSPTRVKSTQNQDPTSPWTLYHPSALSMFDQIVCESKGKQIVTFLDYDGTLSPIVADPDKAYMSKKMRTTLKDLARHFPTAIVSGRCLDKVYNFVRLAELYYAGSHGMDIKGPTNKRSTKKENEQVLFQPASEFLPMINEVYNILVEKTKSVPGAKVENNKFCLSVHFRCVDEKSWVSLAEQVSFVLNEYPKLKLTQGRKVLEIRPTIKWDKGKALEFLLESLGYANSDNVFPIYIGDDRTDEDAFKVLRRRGHGVGILVSKIPKETDASYTLQDPTEVGQFLRHLVEWKRTSSQYHKL from the exons ATGACGAACCGTAATGTGAATAACACCCTTGTGGAGTTGGCAATGTCGATTTCAAACACAAGTGCTCTACCTAGAGCTACGGTGCCTGGAATAATGGCCTTGCTTGGTGGGGTTTTGGGCCTACCCCAGAAGAAGCTCTTAATGAAAACTTTGGAAGATGGAAGTGTTAATAAAGGAGGGACCAAAGTTATTAACACATGGATTGATTCAATGAGAGCCTCTTCTCCCACACGAGTCAAATCCACACAAAACCAAGACCCAACAAGTCCTTGGACA CTTTACCACCCTTCGGCACTGAGCATGTTTGATCAGATTGTATGTGAGTCCAAAGGAAAGCAGATTGTGACTTTTCTTGACTATGATGGAACTCTCTCCCCAATTGTTGCAGATCCAGATAAAGCATACATGAGTAAAAAG ATGAGGACCACATTGAAGGACTTAGCAAGGCATTTCCCCACTGCCATCGTGAGTGGAAGGTGCCTGGACAAg gtGTATAACTTTGTAAGATTGGCAGAACTGTACTATGCTGGGAGCCATGGAATGGACATCAAGGGACCAACAAATAAGCGAAGTACTAAGAAG gAAAATGAACAAGTGCTCTTCCAACCCGCTAGTGAATTCTTGCCCATGATCAATGAG GTGTACAACATCTTGGTGGAAAAAACAAAGTCTGTCCCTGGGGCTAAGGTAGAAAATAACAAGTTTTGCTTGTCCGTGCACTTTCGCTGTGTTGACGAAAAG AGTTGGGTGTCATTGGCTGAACAAGTGAGCTTCGTGCTCAACGAGTACCCAAAACTTAAGCTAACTCAAGGGAGAAAAGTGCTTGAGATTCGACCAACCATAAAATGGGACAAGGGCAAGGCTCTTGAATTCTTGCTAGAGTCACTGG gaTATGCTAATTCTGATAATGTATTTCCAATCTATATTGGGGATGATCGAACTGATGAAGATGCTTTTAAG GTTTTACGGAGGAGGGGTCATGGGGTTGGGATTCTAGTTTCTAAAATTCCAAAAGAAACTGATGCTTCCTACACTTTGcaagatccaacagag GTTGGGCAGTTTTTGAGGCATTTGGTGGAGTGGAAAAGAACGAGTTCCCAATACCACAAGTTGTAG